Proteins co-encoded in one Setaria viridis chromosome 9, Setaria_viridis_v4.0, whole genome shotgun sequence genomic window:
- the LOC117840887 gene encoding tobamovirus multiplication protein 3: MRGLLAVEAAGAAATSASASVLNGAVDWWRDVNDSPLWQDRIFHLLAVLYGIVSAIALVQLIRIECRVPEYGWTTQKVFHFLNFLVNGVRSVVFVLRRNVQLVQPEIIQHVLLDMPGLAFFTTYALLVLFWAEIYYQARAMSTDGLRPTFYWINGVVYAIQIILWLVLWWKPVRVMVILSKMFFAGVSLFAALGFLLYGGRLFLMLQRFPVESKGRRKKLQEVGYVTTICFSCFLIRCVMMCLNTFDKAADLDVLNHPILNFFYYLLVEIVPSALVLFILRKLPPKRGITQYHPIH, translated from the exons ATGAGGGGGTTGCTGGCGGTGGaggccgcgggcgcggcggccacgtcggcctcggcctcggtgCTCAACGGCGCCGTCGACTGGTGGCGCGACGTCAACGATTCGCCGCTGTGGCAGGACCGCATCTTCCACTTGCTCGCCGTGCTCTACGGCATCGTCTCCGCCATCGCGCTG GTCCAATTGATTAGAATCGAGTGCAGGGTGCCTGAGTATGGGTGGACGACGCAGAAGGTGTTTCATTTCCTGAACTTCCTCGTGAATGGCG TGCGATCCGTTGTGTTCGTGCTGCGGCGCAATGTGCAGCTGGTACAGCCTGAG ATAATACAACATGTGCTTCTCGATATGCCTGGGCTTGCGTTCTTCACGACGTACGCACTTCTGGTGCTGTTCTGGGCAGAGATTTATTATCAG GCACGAGCGATGTCGACTGATGGGCTTAGGCCAACTTTCTATTGGATCAACGGTGTGGTCTATGCAATTCAG ATAATTCTATGGTTGGTTTTGTGGTGGAAACCAGTTCGAGTTATGGTCATCTTGTCAAAGATGTTCTTTGCAG GTGTGTCACTATTTGCAGCTCTCGGGTTTCTTCTCTATGGGGGAAG GTTATTCCTGATGTTGCAGCGTTTCCCTGTAGAATCGAAAGGAAGGCGTAAGAAGTTGCAGGAG GTTGGCTATGTGACTACCATCTGCTTTTCTTGTTTCTTGATCAGATGTGTCATG ATGTGCCTTAACACATTTGATAAAGCTGCGGATCTTGATGTTCTGAACCATCCAATCCTGAACTTCTTCTATTACTTG CTGGTTGAGATTGTGCCTTCAGCTCTGGTGCTCTTCATTCTAAGGAAACTGCCTCCAAAACGAGGGATCACGCAGTACCACCCAATCCATTAG
- the LOC117839908 gene encoding heavy metal-associated isoprenylated plant protein 30, with product MFDHFVSASRATRMADVVSDLVLSFFCCCFYAPGDLRGVGAHHYGSAHAHPTGRHAACHRRGAGRRSRPVSLQTVELKVRMCCEGCERVVRQALQNLRGVDNVEVNVPMEKVTVTGYVDRAKVLNEVRRSGKKAEFWPSGAAPLWFTSPRSYFRDDRGSYRRDSYNYRRHGYSDGDRHGRMREPARGAGPVGNMFNDDDVNAACRIM from the exons ATGTTCGATCATTTCGTAAGCGCGAGCCGAGCCACGCGCATGGCGGACGTGGTGTCGGACCTGGTGCTGtccttcttctgctgctgcttctacGCTCCCGGCGACCTCCGTGGCGTCGGCGCGCACCACTACGGCAGCGCCCACGCCCACCCGACCGGCCGCCATGCGGcgtgccaccgccgcggcgccggccgccggagcaGGCCCGTGTCCCTGCAG ACGGTGGAGCTCAAGGTGCGGATGTGCTGCGAGGGCTGCGAGCGTGTGGTAAGACAAGCTCTCCAAAACCTCCGAGGAGTGGACAACGTGGAGGTGAACGTGCCCATGGAGAAGGTGACGGTGACGGGGTACGTGGACCGGGCGAAGGTGCTGAACGAGGTGCGGCGGAGCGGGAAGAAGGCGGAGTTCTGGCcgagcggcgccgcgccgctgtGGTTCACGTCCCCGAGGAGCTACTTCCGCGACGACCGCGGCTCGTACCGCCGCGACAGCTACAACTACCGCCGCCACGGGTACAGCGACGGCGACCGGCACGGGCGCATGCGCGAgcccgcccgcggcgccggccccgTCGGCAACATGTTCAACGACGACGATGTCAACGCCGCCTGCCGGATCATGTGA